The proteins below come from a single Falco rusticolus isolate bFalRus1 chromosome 18, bFalRus1.pri, whole genome shotgun sequence genomic window:
- the HOXB5 gene encoding homeobox protein Hox-B5 produces MSSYFVNSFSGRYPNGPDYQLLNYGTSSSMNGSYRDSSTMHSSSYGYNYNGMDLSINRSASSSHFGAVGESSRGFPSPAQESRFRQASSCSLSSPDSLPCSNSESHGGKPAPSPSDQATSASTTNTNFTELDETSASSGADEGTPISSSIPRAQAEPIATSTAATEGQAPQIFPWMRKLHISHDMTGPDGKRARTAYTRYQTLELEKEFHFNRYLTRRRRIEIAHALCLSERQIKIWFQNRRMKWKKDNKLKSMSLASAGSAFQP; encoded by the exons ATGAGCTCTTACTTTGTAAACTCGTTCTCAGGGCGCTACCCAAATGGCCCCGACTATCAGTTACTAAATTATGGGACCAGCAGTTCCATGAACGGTTCTTACAGAGATTCAAGCACCATGCATTCCAGCTCTTATGGCTACAACTACAATGGGATGGACCTTAGCATCAACCGCTCAGCCTCCTCTAGTCACTTTGGGGCTGTGGGGGAGAGCTCCCGCGgtttcccttctccagctcaGGAGAGCAGGTTTAGACAGGCGTCTAGCTGCTCCTTATCTTCTCCCgactcccttccctgctccaacAGCGAGAGCCATGGAGGCAAACCCGCCCCGTCCCCCTCCGACCAAGCTACTTCTGCCAGCACCACCAACACAAATTTCACAGAACTAGACGAGACCAGCGCGTCCTCGGGAGCCGACGAGGGCACTCCAataagcagcagcatcccccgAGCGCAGGCAGAGCCCATCGCAACCTCCACCGCAGCAACAGAAGGGCAGGCACCTCAGATATTCCCTTGGATGAGGAAACTTCACATTAGCCATG ACATGACTGGCCCAGACGGTAAGAGGGCGAGGACCGCGTACACCCGGTACCAGAcgctggagctggagaaggaattTCACTTCAACCGGTACCTCACCCGCAGGAGGAGGATCGAGATCGCTCACGCGCTCTGCCTCTCCGAGCGCCAGATCAAAATCTGGTTCCAGAACAGGAGGATGAAATGGAAGAAGGATAATAAACTGAAAAGCATGAGCTTAGCCTCGGCGGGCAGCGCCTTTCAGCCATAA
- the HOXB6 gene encoding homeobox protein Hox-B6 produces the protein MSSYFVNSTFPVSLAAGQEPFLGQIPLYPSGYADPLRHYPTTYGATGVQEKGYTSSPYYQQSNGAYSRSSACDYGAGGFFREKDPACAPPSLDEVPFAPEPRKADCAQSKTVFGESEEQKCSAPVYPWMQRMNSCNSSSFGPSGRRGRQTYTRYQTLELEKEFHFNRYLTRRRRIEIAHSLCLTERQIKIWFQNRRMKWKKENKLLNSSQLSAEEEEEKTAE, from the exons ATGAGTTCTTATTTTGTCAACTCGACCTTCCCGGTGAGTCTGGCGGCGGGGCAGGAGCCCTTCCTGGGACAGATCCCGCTATATCCCTCGGGCTATGCGGATCCTTTGAGGCACTACCCCACCACCTATGGAGCCACGGGCGTCCAGGAGAAGGGCTACACCTCCTCTCCTTACTACCAGCAAAGCAACGGAGCCTACAGCCGCAGCTCCGCCTGTGACTATGGGGCCGGCGGGTTTTTCAGGGAGAAGGACCCTGCGTgcgccccccccagcctggacGAGGTGCCCTTCGCCCCCGAGCCGCGCAAGGCGGACTGCGCGCAGAGCAAAACTGTGTTCGGAGAGAGCGAGGAGCAAAAGTGTTCCGCCCCGGTTTACCCCTGGATGCAGCGGATGAACTCTTGCAATA GTTCTTCCTTTGGGCCCAGCGGCCGCCGAGGCCGCCAGACCTACACCCGCTACCAGAcgctggagctggagaaggaattTCACTTCAACCGCTACCTGACCCGGCGCCGGCGGATCGAGATCGCCCACTCCCTCTGCCTGACGGAGCGGCAGATCAAAATCTGGTTCCAGAACCGCAGgatgaagtggaaaaaagagaataaattgCTCAACTCCTCGCAGCTGAGCGcggaggaggaagaggagaaaacgGCGGAGtga